In one Rhinopithecus roxellana isolate Shanxi Qingling chromosome 1, ASM756505v1, whole genome shotgun sequence genomic region, the following are encoded:
- the CHDH gene encoding choline dehydrogenase, mitochondrial: MWCLLRGLGWPGALARGALGQQQPLGARALASTGSESRDEYSYVVVGAGSAGCVLAGRLTEDPAERVLLLEAGPKDVRAGSKRLLWRIHMPAALVANLCDNRYNWCYHTEAQRGLDGRVLYWPRGRVWGGSSSLNAMVYVRGHAEDYERWQRQGAGGWDYAHCLPYFRKAQGHELGASRYRGADGPLRVSRGKTNHPLHCAFLEAAQQAGYPLTEDMNGFQQEGFGWMDMTIHEGKRWSAACAYLHPALSRTNLKAEAQTLVSRVLFQGTRAVGVEYVKNGQSHRAYASKEVILSGGAINSPQLLMLSGIGNADELKKLGIPVVCHLPGVGQNLQDHLEIYIQQACTRPITLHSAQKPLQKVCIGLEWLWKFTGKGATAHLETGGFIRSQPGVPHPDIQFHFLPSQVIDHGRVPTQQEAYQVHVGPMRGTSVGWLKLRSANPQDHPVIQPNYLSTETDIEDFRLCVKLTREIFAQEALAPFRGKELQPGSHVQSDKEIDAFVRAKADSAYHPSCTCKMGQPSDPTAVVDPQTRVLGVENLRVVDASIMPSVVSGNLNAPTIMIAEKAADIIKGRPVLWDKDVPVYKPRTLATQR; encoded by the exons ATGTGGTGTCTCCTGCGAGGCCTGGGCTGGCCTGGAGCCCTGGCACGGGGAGCCCTGGGGCAGCAGCAACCCCTGGGTGCCCGGGCCCTGGCCAGCACGGGCTCCGAGAGCCGGGACGAGTACAGCTACGTGGTGGTGGGCGCGGGCTCGGCGGGCTGCGTGCTGGCCGGGAGGCTCACAGAGGACCCTGCCGAGCGCGTGCTGCTGCTGGAGGCCGGGCCCAAGGACGTCCGCGCCGGGAGCAAGCGGCTCTTGTGGAGGATCCACATGCCCGCGGCCCTGGTGGCCAACCTGTGCGACAACAGGTACAACTGGTGCTACCACACAGAGGCGCAGCGGGGCCTGGACGGCCGCGTGCTGTACTGGCCACGAGGCCGCGTCTGGGGCGGCTCCTCATCCCTCAACGCCATGGTCTACGTTCGTGGGCACGCCGAGGACTACGAGCGCTGGCAGCGCCAGGGCGCCGGTGGCTGGGACTACGCGCACTGCCTGCCCTACTTCCGCAAGGCGCAGGGCCACGAGCTGGGTGCCAGCCGGTACCGGGGCGCCGATGGCCCACTGCGGGTGTCCCGGGGCAAGACCAACCACCCGCTGCACTGCGCATTCCTGGAGGCCGCACAGCAGGCCGGCTACCCGCTCACCGAGGACATGAATGGCTTCCAGCAGGAGGGCTTCGGCTGGATGGACATGACCATCCATGAAG GCAAACGGTGGAGTGCAGCTTGTGCCTACCTGCACCCAGCACTGAGCCGCACCAACCTCAAGGCCGAGGCCCAGACACTTGTGAGCAGGGTGCTATTTCAGGGCACCCGTGCAGTGGGTGTGGAATATGTCAAGAATGGCCAGAGCCACAGG GCTTACGCCAGCAAGGAGGTGATTCTGAGTGGAGGTGCCATCAACTCTCCGCAGCTGCTCATGCTCTCTGGCATCGGGAATGCTGATGAACTCAAGAAACTGGGCATCCCTGTGGTGTGCCACCTACCTG GGGTTGGCCAGAACCTGCAAGACCACCTGGAGATCTACATTCAGCAGGCATGCACCCGCCCTATCACCCTTCATTCAGCACAGAAACCCCTGCAGAAGGTCTGCATTGGTCTGGAGTGGCTCTGGAAATTCACAG GGAAGGGAGCCACTGCCCATCTGGAAACAGGTGGGTTCATCCGCAGCCAGCCTGGGGTCCCCCACCCGGACATCCAGTTCCATTTCCTGCCATCCCAAGTGATTGACCACGGGCGGGTCCCCACTCAGCAGGAGGCTTACCAG GTACATGTGGGGCCCATGCGGGGCACAAGTGTGGGCTGGCTCAAACTGAGAAGTGCCAATCCCCAGGACCACCCTGTGATCCAGCCCAACTACTTATCAACAG AAACTGATATTGAGGATTTCCGTCTGTGTGTGAAGCTCACCAGAGAAATTTTTGCACAGGAAGCCCTGGCTCCATTCCGAGGGAAAGAGCTCCAGCCAGGAAGCCACGTTCAGTCAGATAAAGAGATAGACGCCTTTGTGCGGGCAAAAGCCGACAGCGCCTACCACCCCTCGTGCACCTGTAAGATGGGCCAGCCCTCCGATCCCACTGCCGTGGTGGATCCGCAGACAAGGGTCCTCGGGGTGGAAAACCTCAGGGTTGTCGATGCCTCCATCATGCCTAGCGTGGTCAGCGGCAACCTGAACGCCCCCACAATCATGATCGCAGAGAAGGCAGCTGACATTATCAAGGGGCGGCCTGTACTCTGGGACAAAGATGTCCCTGTCTACAAACCCAGGACGCTGGCCACCCAGCGCTAA